The following are encoded together in the Ovis canadensis isolate MfBH-ARS-UI-01 breed Bighorn chromosome 2, ARS-UI_OviCan_v2, whole genome shotgun sequence genome:
- the FGD3 gene encoding FYVE, RhoGEF and PH domain-containing protein 3 isoform X8 — translation MRNSGPRKPPASPSQRSENSALRMEPGGGSSTPPAPNATMEEPDAGPNNSSLEQPSTDPGKLPALPVGPGTHYREPASGSPGSQASAGDVSSVGEASSSKIPNRDSGIDSPSCSVVGEHFCEDSGEVGPGTIIKGPHLGTALGGKSPQEEAYSDAGEGSSEEPDPENNPSKVDTDPAKCSEPQKLLHIAQELLHTEETYVKRLHLLDQVFYTRLTEAGIPSEVTTGIFSNISSIYRFHGQFLLPELQARITNEWDANPRLGDILQKLAPFLKMYGEYVKNFDRAMELVSTWTQRSLVFKDIVQNIQKQEMCGNLTLQHHMLEPVQRVPRYELLLKDYLKRLPEDAPDWKDAERSLELIATAANHSNAAIRKMEKMHKLLEVYERLGGEEDIVNPANELIKEGHIQKLSAKNGTTQDRHLFLVQDIVKSSAAHTFIITGKKRSLELQTRTEEEKKEWIQVIQATIEKHKQNSQTFKAFSGSFSQDENSPLTPESPMMSPSSEVPAVPANSGGGASGSEPRRGSSKTRRDKEKQGCSSCGETFNSITKRKHHCKLCGAVICAKCSEFKAENGRQSRVCKECFLTQPVAHLSLSLEEPLEPKQSTEKPVAADPPPSLLCGPLQVSDGGTAWSKVWAAISESDSLELVLHLHGGSQDGQLLHAIPLSGCRVSVLEPAERLDARHVCQLQQAQQSLYLSAPSAELQQQWLEALSSAAHGRSFQASLGAQQPQAPAAP, via the exons ATGAGGAATTCGGGACCAAg GAAGCCCCCAGCCAGCCCCTCACAGAGATCAGAGAACTCAGCTCTGAGGATGGAGCCAGGAGGGGGGTCCTCAACACCCCCGGCCCCCAATGCCACCATGGAGGAGCCAGATGCTGGGCCTAATAACTCCTCCCTGGAGCAACCAAGCACAGACCCAGGGAAGCTCCCAGCGCTCCCTGTCGGGCCTGGAACTCATTACAGGGAGCCTGCCTCTGGGAGCCCTGGCAGCCAGGCCTCTGCTGGGGACGTGAGCTCAGTGGGTGAGGCCAGCAGCTCTAAGATCCCTAACCGGGACAGCGGGATAGACAGCCCATCCTGCAGCGTGGTCGGCGAGCACTTCTGTGAGGACAGCGGTGAGGTGGGCCCAGGTACCATCATCAAAGGGCCACACCTGGGGACAGCCCTGGGCGGCAAGTCTCCACAGGAGGAGGCTTATAGCGATGCAGGcgagggcagcagtgaggagccaGACCCCGAGAACAACCCTTCTAAGGTTGACACGGATCCAGCCAAG TGCTCTGAGCCTCAGAAGTTGCTCCACATTGCCCAGGAGCTCCTGCACACGGAGGAGACCTATGTGAAGCGGCTGCACCTGCTAGACCAG GTTTTCTACACCCGGCTGACGGAAGCAGGGATCCCTTCGGAAGTCACCACAGGCATCTTTTCTAATATCTCCTCCATCTATCGCTTCCACGGGCAGTTCCTCCTGCCTGAGCTGCAGGCGCGGATCACGAATGAGTG GGATGCGAACCCCCGACTTGGAGACATCCTGCAGAAGCTGGCCCCGTTCCTCAAGATGTATGGTGAATATGTCAAGAACTTTGATCGGGCTATGGAGCTGGTGAGCACCTGGACCCAGCGCTCACTGGTATTTAAAGACATTGTCCAAAACATCCAG AAGCAGGAGATGTGCGGAAACCTGACCCTGCAGCACCACATGCTGGAGCCCGTGCAGAGGGTCCCCCGCTATGAGCTGCTGCTCAAGGACTATCTGAAGAGGCTCCCAGAGGATGCCCCAGACTGGAAGGATGCAGAGA GGTCCTTGGAGCTCATCGCCACAGCTGCCAACCACTCCAACGCTGCCATTCGGAAAATG GAGAAAATGCACAAGCTTTTGGAAGTGTATGAGAgactgggtggggaggaggacatCGTCAACCCTGCAAATGAGCTGATCAAGGAGGGCCACATCCAGAAGCTGTCGGCCAAGAATGGCACCACCCAGGACCGCCACCTCTTCCTG GTGCAGGATATCGTCAAGTCAAGTGCAGCCCACACATTCATCATAACTGGAAAGAAACGATCCCTGGAGCTACAAACTCG GAcggaagaggagaagaaagaatggaTTCAG GTCATTCAAGCCACCATTGAGAAGCACAAGCAGAACAGCCAGACTTTCAAGGCCTTCAGTGGCTCCTTCAGCCAGGATGAGAATTCCCCCCTCACTCCAGAATCCCCT ATGATGAGCCCCAGCTCCGAGGTGCCCGCAGTGCCAGCCAACAGTGGAGGGGGAGCTTCAGGG TCTGAGCCCAGGAGAGGGTCCTCTAAGACCAGACGTGACAAGGAGAAGCAGGGCTGCAGCAGCTGTGGTGAGACCTTCAACTCCATCACCAAAAGGAAACACCACTGCAAGCTGTGTGGGGCG GTCATCTGTGCGAAGTGCTCTGAGTTCAAGGCTGAGAATGGCAGGCAGAGCCGTGTCTGCAAAGAGTGTTTCCTGACCCAGCCAGTGGCCCACTTGAGCCTCAGCCTTGAGGAGCCCCTGGAGCCCAAGCAGAGCACAGAG AAGCCAGTCGCTGCGGACCCCCCACCCAGCCTGCTCTGCGGCCCCCTGCAGGTGTCAGATGGCGGCACAGCATGGAGCAaggtgtgggctgccatctctgagtCGGACTCCCTGGAGTTGGTGCTGCACCTCCATGGAGGCAGCCAG GATGGCCAGCTGCTCCATGCCATCCCCCTCTCCGGCTGCAGGGTGAGTGTGCTGGAGCCTGCAGAGAGACTGGATGCCAGGCACGTGTGCCAGCTGCAGCAGGCCCAGCAGTCTTTGTACCTGAGTGCCCCGTCTGccgagctgcagcagcagtggctGGAGGCTCTCAGCTCAGCAGCCCATGGGCGTTCATTCCAGGCcagcctgggggcccagcagccccAGGCTCCAGCTGCCCCATGA
- the FGD3 gene encoding FYVE, RhoGEF and PH domain-containing protein 3 isoform X10, with translation MEPGGGSSTPPAPNATMEEPDAGPNNSSLEQPSTDPGKLPALPVGPGTHYREPASGSPGSQASAGDVSSVGEASSSKIPNRDSGIDSPSCSVVGEHFCEDSGEVGPGTIIKGPHLGTALGGKSPQEEAYSDAGEGSSEEPDPENNPSKVDTDPAKCSEPQKLLHIAQELLHTEETYVKRLHLLDQVFYTRLTEAGIPSEVTTGIFSNISSIYRFHGQFLLPELQARITNEWDANPRLGDILQKLAPFLKMYGEYVKNFDRAMELVSTWTQRSLVFKDIVQNIQKQEMCGNLTLQHHMLEPVQRVPRYELLLKDYLKRLPEDAPDWKDAERSLELIATAANHSNAAIRKMEKMHKLLEVYERLGGEEDIVNPANELIKEGHIQKLSAKNGTTQDRHLFLFNSMILYCVPKLRLMGQKFSVREKMDISGLQVQDIVKSSAAHTFIITGKKRSLELQTRTEEEKKEWIQVIQATIEKHKQNSQTFKAFSGSFSQDENSPLTPESPMMSPSSEVPAVPANSGGGASGSEPRRGSSKTRRDKEKQGCSSCGETFNSITKRKHHCKLCGAVICAKCSEFKAENGRQSRVCKECFLTQPVAHLSLSLEEPLEPKQSTEKPVAADPPPSLLCGPLQVSDGGTAWSKVWAAISESDSLELVLHLHGGSQQDGQLLHAIPLSGCRVSVLEPAERLDARHVCQLQQAQQSLYLSAPSAELQQQWLEALSSAAHGRSFQASLGAQQPQAPAAP, from the exons ATGGAGCCAGGAGGGGGGTCCTCAACACCCCCGGCCCCCAATGCCACCATGGAGGAGCCAGATGCTGGGCCTAATAACTCCTCCCTGGAGCAACCAAGCACAGACCCAGGGAAGCTCCCAGCGCTCCCTGTCGGGCCTGGAACTCATTACAGGGAGCCTGCCTCTGGGAGCCCTGGCAGCCAGGCCTCTGCTGGGGACGTGAGCTCAGTGGGTGAGGCCAGCAGCTCTAAGATCCCTAACCGGGACAGCGGGATAGACAGCCCATCCTGCAGCGTGGTCGGCGAGCACTTCTGTGAGGACAGCGGTGAGGTGGGCCCAGGTACCATCATCAAAGGGCCACACCTGGGGACAGCCCTGGGCGGCAAGTCTCCACAGGAGGAGGCTTATAGCGATGCAGGcgagggcagcagtgaggagccaGACCCCGAGAACAACCCTTCTAAGGTTGACACGGATCCAGCCAAG TGCTCTGAGCCTCAGAAGTTGCTCCACATTGCCCAGGAGCTCCTGCACACGGAGGAGACCTATGTGAAGCGGCTGCACCTGCTAGACCAG GTTTTCTACACCCGGCTGACGGAAGCAGGGATCCCTTCGGAAGTCACCACAGGCATCTTTTCTAATATCTCCTCCATCTATCGCTTCCACGGGCAGTTCCTCCTGCCTGAGCTGCAGGCGCGGATCACGAATGAGTG GGATGCGAACCCCCGACTTGGAGACATCCTGCAGAAGCTGGCCCCGTTCCTCAAGATGTATGGTGAATATGTCAAGAACTTTGATCGGGCTATGGAGCTGGTGAGCACCTGGACCCAGCGCTCACTGGTATTTAAAGACATTGTCCAAAACATCCAG AAGCAGGAGATGTGCGGAAACCTGACCCTGCAGCACCACATGCTGGAGCCCGTGCAGAGGGTCCCCCGCTATGAGCTGCTGCTCAAGGACTATCTGAAGAGGCTCCCAGAGGATGCCCCAGACTGGAAGGATGCAGAGA GGTCCTTGGAGCTCATCGCCACAGCTGCCAACCACTCCAACGCTGCCATTCGGAAAATG GAGAAAATGCACAAGCTTTTGGAAGTGTATGAGAgactgggtggggaggaggacatCGTCAACCCTGCAAATGAGCTGATCAAGGAGGGCCACATCCAGAAGCTGTCGGCCAAGAATGGCACCACCCAGGACCGCCACCTCTTCCTG TTCAACAGCATGATCCTTTACTGTGTGCCCAAACTGCGGCTTATGGGCCAGAAGTTCAGTGTCCGGGAGAAGATGGACATTTCCGGCCTCCAG GTGCAGGATATCGTCAAGTCAAGTGCAGCCCACACATTCATCATAACTGGAAAGAAACGATCCCTGGAGCTACAAACTCG GAcggaagaggagaagaaagaatggaTTCAG GTCATTCAAGCCACCATTGAGAAGCACAAGCAGAACAGCCAGACTTTCAAGGCCTTCAGTGGCTCCTTCAGCCAGGATGAGAATTCCCCCCTCACTCCAGAATCCCCT ATGATGAGCCCCAGCTCCGAGGTGCCCGCAGTGCCAGCCAACAGTGGAGGGGGAGCTTCAGGG TCTGAGCCCAGGAGAGGGTCCTCTAAGACCAGACGTGACAAGGAGAAGCAGGGCTGCAGCAGCTGTGGTGAGACCTTCAACTCCATCACCAAAAGGAAACACCACTGCAAGCTGTGTGGGGCG GTCATCTGTGCGAAGTGCTCTGAGTTCAAGGCTGAGAATGGCAGGCAGAGCCGTGTCTGCAAAGAGTGTTTCCTGACCCAGCCAGTGGCCCACTTGAGCCTCAGCCTTGAGGAGCCCCTGGAGCCCAAGCAGAGCACAGAG AAGCCAGTCGCTGCGGACCCCCCACCCAGCCTGCTCTGCGGCCCCCTGCAGGTGTCAGATGGCGGCACAGCATGGAGCAaggtgtgggctgccatctctgagtCGGACTCCCTGGAGTTGGTGCTGCACCTCCATGGAGGCAGCCAG CAGGATGGCCAGCTGCTCCATGCCATCCCCCTCTCCGGCTGCAGGGTGAGTGTGCTGGAGCCTGCAGAGAGACTGGATGCCAGGCACGTGTGCCAGCTGCAGCAGGCCCAGCAGTCTTTGTACCTGAGTGCCCCGTCTGccgagctgcagcagcagtggctGGAGGCTCTCAGCTCAGCAGCCCATGGGCGTTCATTCCAGGCcagcctgggggcccagcagccccAGGCTCCAGCTGCCCCATGA
- the FGD3 gene encoding FYVE, RhoGEF and PH domain-containing protein 3 isoform X12 has translation MEPGGGSSTPPAPNATMEEPDAGPNNSSLEQPSTDPGKLPALPVGPGTHYREPASGSPGSQASAGDVSSVGEASSSKIPNRDSGIDSPSCSVVGEHFCEDSGEVGPGTIIKGPHLGTALGGKSPQEEAYSDAGEGSSEEPDPENNPSKVDTDPAKCSEPQKLLHIAQELLHTEETYVKRLHLLDQVFYTRLTEAGIPSEVTTGIFSNISSIYRFHGQFLLPELQARITNEWDANPRLGDILQKLAPFLKMYGEYVKNFDRAMELVSTWTQRSLVFKDIVQNIQKQEMCGNLTLQHHMLEPVQRVPRYELLLKDYLKRLPEDAPDWKDAERSLELIATAANHSNAAIRKMEKMHKLLEVYERLGGEEDIVNPANELIKEGHIQKLSAKNGTTQDRHLFLVQDIVKSSAAHTFIITGKKRSLELQTRTEEEKKEWIQVIQATIEKHKQNSQTFKAFSGSFSQDENSPLTPESPMMSPSSEVPAVPANSGGGASGSEPRRGSSKTRRDKEKQGCSSCGETFNSITKRKHHCKLCGAVICAKCSEFKAENGRQSRVCKECFLTQPVAHLSLSLEEPLEPKQSTEKPVAADPPPSLLCGPLQVSDGGTAWSKVWAAISESDSLELVLHLHGGSQQDGQLLHAIPLSGCRVSVLEPAERLDARHVCQLQQAQQSLYLSAPSAELQQQWLEALSSAAHGRSFQASLGAQQPQAPAAP, from the exons ATGGAGCCAGGAGGGGGGTCCTCAACACCCCCGGCCCCCAATGCCACCATGGAGGAGCCAGATGCTGGGCCTAATAACTCCTCCCTGGAGCAACCAAGCACAGACCCAGGGAAGCTCCCAGCGCTCCCTGTCGGGCCTGGAACTCATTACAGGGAGCCTGCCTCTGGGAGCCCTGGCAGCCAGGCCTCTGCTGGGGACGTGAGCTCAGTGGGTGAGGCCAGCAGCTCTAAGATCCCTAACCGGGACAGCGGGATAGACAGCCCATCCTGCAGCGTGGTCGGCGAGCACTTCTGTGAGGACAGCGGTGAGGTGGGCCCAGGTACCATCATCAAAGGGCCACACCTGGGGACAGCCCTGGGCGGCAAGTCTCCACAGGAGGAGGCTTATAGCGATGCAGGcgagggcagcagtgaggagccaGACCCCGAGAACAACCCTTCTAAGGTTGACACGGATCCAGCCAAG TGCTCTGAGCCTCAGAAGTTGCTCCACATTGCCCAGGAGCTCCTGCACACGGAGGAGACCTATGTGAAGCGGCTGCACCTGCTAGACCAG GTTTTCTACACCCGGCTGACGGAAGCAGGGATCCCTTCGGAAGTCACCACAGGCATCTTTTCTAATATCTCCTCCATCTATCGCTTCCACGGGCAGTTCCTCCTGCCTGAGCTGCAGGCGCGGATCACGAATGAGTG GGATGCGAACCCCCGACTTGGAGACATCCTGCAGAAGCTGGCCCCGTTCCTCAAGATGTATGGTGAATATGTCAAGAACTTTGATCGGGCTATGGAGCTGGTGAGCACCTGGACCCAGCGCTCACTGGTATTTAAAGACATTGTCCAAAACATCCAG AAGCAGGAGATGTGCGGAAACCTGACCCTGCAGCACCACATGCTGGAGCCCGTGCAGAGGGTCCCCCGCTATGAGCTGCTGCTCAAGGACTATCTGAAGAGGCTCCCAGAGGATGCCCCAGACTGGAAGGATGCAGAGA GGTCCTTGGAGCTCATCGCCACAGCTGCCAACCACTCCAACGCTGCCATTCGGAAAATG GAGAAAATGCACAAGCTTTTGGAAGTGTATGAGAgactgggtggggaggaggacatCGTCAACCCTGCAAATGAGCTGATCAAGGAGGGCCACATCCAGAAGCTGTCGGCCAAGAATGGCACCACCCAGGACCGCCACCTCTTCCTG GTGCAGGATATCGTCAAGTCAAGTGCAGCCCACACATTCATCATAACTGGAAAGAAACGATCCCTGGAGCTACAAACTCG GAcggaagaggagaagaaagaatggaTTCAG GTCATTCAAGCCACCATTGAGAAGCACAAGCAGAACAGCCAGACTTTCAAGGCCTTCAGTGGCTCCTTCAGCCAGGATGAGAATTCCCCCCTCACTCCAGAATCCCCT ATGATGAGCCCCAGCTCCGAGGTGCCCGCAGTGCCAGCCAACAGTGGAGGGGGAGCTTCAGGG TCTGAGCCCAGGAGAGGGTCCTCTAAGACCAGACGTGACAAGGAGAAGCAGGGCTGCAGCAGCTGTGGTGAGACCTTCAACTCCATCACCAAAAGGAAACACCACTGCAAGCTGTGTGGGGCG GTCATCTGTGCGAAGTGCTCTGAGTTCAAGGCTGAGAATGGCAGGCAGAGCCGTGTCTGCAAAGAGTGTTTCCTGACCCAGCCAGTGGCCCACTTGAGCCTCAGCCTTGAGGAGCCCCTGGAGCCCAAGCAGAGCACAGAG AAGCCAGTCGCTGCGGACCCCCCACCCAGCCTGCTCTGCGGCCCCCTGCAGGTGTCAGATGGCGGCACAGCATGGAGCAaggtgtgggctgccatctctgagtCGGACTCCCTGGAGTTGGTGCTGCACCTCCATGGAGGCAGCCAG CAGGATGGCCAGCTGCTCCATGCCATCCCCCTCTCCGGCTGCAGGGTGAGTGTGCTGGAGCCTGCAGAGAGACTGGATGCCAGGCACGTGTGCCAGCTGCAGCAGGCCCAGCAGTCTTTGTACCTGAGTGCCCCGTCTGccgagctgcagcagcagtggctGGAGGCTCTCAGCTCAGCAGCCCATGGGCGTTCATTCCAGGCcagcctgggggcccagcagccccAGGCTCCAGCTGCCCCATGA
- the FGD3 gene encoding FYVE, RhoGEF and PH domain-containing protein 3 isoform X5, producing MKPPASPSQRSENSALRMEPGGGSSTPPAPNATMEEPDAGPNNSSLEQPSTDPGKLPALPVGPGTHYREPASGSPGSQASAGDVSSVGEASSSKIPNRDSGIDSPSCSVVGEHFCEDSGEVGPGTIIKGPHLGTALGGKSPQEEAYSDAGEGSSEEPDPENNPSKVDTDPAKCSEPQKLLHIAQELLHTEETYVKRLHLLDQVFYTRLTEAGIPSEVTTGIFSNISSIYRFHGQFLLPELQARITNEWDANPRLGDILQKLAPFLKMYGEYVKNFDRAMELVSTWTQRSLVFKDIVQNIQKQEMCGNLTLQHHMLEPVQRVPRYELLLKDYLKRLPEDAPDWKDAERSLELIATAANHSNAAIRKMEKMHKLLEVYERLGGEEDIVNPANELIKEGHIQKLSAKNGTTQDRHLFLFNSMILYCVPKLRLMGQKFSVREKMDISGLQVQDIVKSSAAHTFIITGKKRSLELQTRTEEEKKEWIQVIQATIEKHKQNSQTFKAFSGSFSQDENSPLTPESPMMSPSSEVPAVPANSGGGASGSEPRRGSSKTRRDKEKQGCSSCGETFNSITKRKHHCKLCGAVICAKCSEFKAENGRQSRVCKECFLTQPVAHLSLSLEEPLEPKQSTEKPVAADPPPSLLCGPLQVSDGGTAWSKVWAAISESDSLELVLHLHGGSQQDGQLLHAIPLSGCRVSVLEPAERLDARHVCQLQQAQQSLYLSAPSAELQQQWLEALSSAAHGRSFQASLGAQQPQAPAAP from the exons AT GAAGCCCCCAGCCAGCCCCTCACAGAGATCAGAGAACTCAGCTCTGAGGATGGAGCCAGGAGGGGGGTCCTCAACACCCCCGGCCCCCAATGCCACCATGGAGGAGCCAGATGCTGGGCCTAATAACTCCTCCCTGGAGCAACCAAGCACAGACCCAGGGAAGCTCCCAGCGCTCCCTGTCGGGCCTGGAACTCATTACAGGGAGCCTGCCTCTGGGAGCCCTGGCAGCCAGGCCTCTGCTGGGGACGTGAGCTCAGTGGGTGAGGCCAGCAGCTCTAAGATCCCTAACCGGGACAGCGGGATAGACAGCCCATCCTGCAGCGTGGTCGGCGAGCACTTCTGTGAGGACAGCGGTGAGGTGGGCCCAGGTACCATCATCAAAGGGCCACACCTGGGGACAGCCCTGGGCGGCAAGTCTCCACAGGAGGAGGCTTATAGCGATGCAGGcgagggcagcagtgaggagccaGACCCCGAGAACAACCCTTCTAAGGTTGACACGGATCCAGCCAAG TGCTCTGAGCCTCAGAAGTTGCTCCACATTGCCCAGGAGCTCCTGCACACGGAGGAGACCTATGTGAAGCGGCTGCACCTGCTAGACCAG GTTTTCTACACCCGGCTGACGGAAGCAGGGATCCCTTCGGAAGTCACCACAGGCATCTTTTCTAATATCTCCTCCATCTATCGCTTCCACGGGCAGTTCCTCCTGCCTGAGCTGCAGGCGCGGATCACGAATGAGTG GGATGCGAACCCCCGACTTGGAGACATCCTGCAGAAGCTGGCCCCGTTCCTCAAGATGTATGGTGAATATGTCAAGAACTTTGATCGGGCTATGGAGCTGGTGAGCACCTGGACCCAGCGCTCACTGGTATTTAAAGACATTGTCCAAAACATCCAG AAGCAGGAGATGTGCGGAAACCTGACCCTGCAGCACCACATGCTGGAGCCCGTGCAGAGGGTCCCCCGCTATGAGCTGCTGCTCAAGGACTATCTGAAGAGGCTCCCAGAGGATGCCCCAGACTGGAAGGATGCAGAGA GGTCCTTGGAGCTCATCGCCACAGCTGCCAACCACTCCAACGCTGCCATTCGGAAAATG GAGAAAATGCACAAGCTTTTGGAAGTGTATGAGAgactgggtggggaggaggacatCGTCAACCCTGCAAATGAGCTGATCAAGGAGGGCCACATCCAGAAGCTGTCGGCCAAGAATGGCACCACCCAGGACCGCCACCTCTTCCTG TTCAACAGCATGATCCTTTACTGTGTGCCCAAACTGCGGCTTATGGGCCAGAAGTTCAGTGTCCGGGAGAAGATGGACATTTCCGGCCTCCAG GTGCAGGATATCGTCAAGTCAAGTGCAGCCCACACATTCATCATAACTGGAAAGAAACGATCCCTGGAGCTACAAACTCG GAcggaagaggagaagaaagaatggaTTCAG GTCATTCAAGCCACCATTGAGAAGCACAAGCAGAACAGCCAGACTTTCAAGGCCTTCAGTGGCTCCTTCAGCCAGGATGAGAATTCCCCCCTCACTCCAGAATCCCCT ATGATGAGCCCCAGCTCCGAGGTGCCCGCAGTGCCAGCCAACAGTGGAGGGGGAGCTTCAGGG TCTGAGCCCAGGAGAGGGTCCTCTAAGACCAGACGTGACAAGGAGAAGCAGGGCTGCAGCAGCTGTGGTGAGACCTTCAACTCCATCACCAAAAGGAAACACCACTGCAAGCTGTGTGGGGCG GTCATCTGTGCGAAGTGCTCTGAGTTCAAGGCTGAGAATGGCAGGCAGAGCCGTGTCTGCAAAGAGTGTTTCCTGACCCAGCCAGTGGCCCACTTGAGCCTCAGCCTTGAGGAGCCCCTGGAGCCCAAGCAGAGCACAGAG AAGCCAGTCGCTGCGGACCCCCCACCCAGCCTGCTCTGCGGCCCCCTGCAGGTGTCAGATGGCGGCACAGCATGGAGCAaggtgtgggctgccatctctgagtCGGACTCCCTGGAGTTGGTGCTGCACCTCCATGGAGGCAGCCAG CAGGATGGCCAGCTGCTCCATGCCATCCCCCTCTCCGGCTGCAGGGTGAGTGTGCTGGAGCCTGCAGAGAGACTGGATGCCAGGCACGTGTGCCAGCTGCAGCAGGCCCAGCAGTCTTTGTACCTGAGTGCCCCGTCTGccgagctgcagcagcagtggctGGAGGCTCTCAGCTCAGCAGCCCATGGGCGTTCATTCCAGGCcagcctgggggcccagcagccccAGGCTCCAGCTGCCCCATGA